Proteins encoded by one window of Monoglobus pectinilyticus:
- a CDS encoding InlB B-repeat-containing protein, with the protein MILRGEKNCLKKFCSAFAVLLALLTLALPVHTVFGADNIPAFPGAEGGGKYTLGARGASSPTVYHVTNLNTKGAGSFADAVSKPGRIIVFDVGGTIHLNGTFTIKNSNLTILGQTAPGDGITLLGGDISIANGVRNIIMRYLRVRPTDINGGEPDGIGGRWNKNIILDHCSTSWGVDELLTLYAGSTESGTPSSNMTVQNCLATESLRMSNHFKGAHGYGAIFGGTNSTWHHNLLAHHDSRSPRLDRELQNTDVRNNVICNWGQTNSAYGAEPYSYNNVTQTPSNVNWINNYYKFGPGTASKIKSRIFDISNAYPDVSKSNFYFDGNYIYGDANVTANNWNGVNNSSAANKLSAPIDMGEYELSETQSAEEAYNTVLSDAGATLPKRDSIDARIIADVKNQTGRIINNANEVAGLVEMPATKRVFSIPDDWKSENGMGTASETEIVKSGQYAGYTWIEAYVNDWTLKQSAPTNPSIVVTNPAIQSISDTIDGKQINNGNWEVLTVDFDLNYCAEASPSSDDTYITKIEIYDGSKLVKTVNDSAVNTDITLTPGTHYISSRAYNNKGESTQSPTSIVYAKSCSDPGSFSHAQIGTTAFNGKGGSSLDNGVYTIMGSGAIGAGKGSDTCDFMYQEIKGDFDISVKTEQVPKFENGELCGIMLRENLNGNSRMAMLSDGWLKYGENVKAIYRTSQGSSAKVSWFRNSSGKEISNSDSYDTSKSEYRVPKYLRMQRKGDVITLSVSDSGTNWRDNPRQPQTITISGLAETLYVGLAVDSIQGTPRKEYMAEAKFSNLKLTDENATPTPQPTATPEPTEPPIPKYEIAIDENIQNGTIEIETESGIGSGGNKITWLADDNIPADAVEGVTNIFGNGKAVLNINGKDSSDGTFTFWDSVQWNYVDVNGSRTKVLKGEINPSVQFPLSLYEPFGNVFSFTPNRPGYLTLELFLNPGKPFNLYDDATESYFIKSYVPSSAELNTYVIPVEADSRYYAWANGSKIGLKSVTFSDKVPTAKEGETVKIIASPEDGYFVNSINVDSGSVVEKTDENNYTFTMPAQNVVISAQFSKIGEPTSTPAPTAEPTAPPTAEPSASPTTEPSATPSANPPTATPNIPGIYYKEYPKLENGKVTAEIVNTKNKNALFAVAVYDETNTILKDIKVIEIPYSSDSQSQNIEIAFSEKDNIKVYLWDDLLSPQNDVISLEQ; encoded by the coding sequence ATGATTTTAAGGGGAGAAAAAAACTGTCTAAAAAAATTTTGTTCCGCATTTGCGGTTCTGCTTGCGCTGCTCACTTTAGCACTGCCCGTTCATACGGTCTTTGGGGCAGACAATATTCCGGCATTTCCGGGAGCTGAAGGCGGCGGTAAATATACGCTTGGAGCACGCGGCGCTTCGTCGCCTACAGTATACCATGTCACAAACCTTAACACAAAGGGCGCCGGTTCATTCGCTGACGCGGTTTCAAAACCTGGCAGAATCATTGTTTTTGATGTTGGCGGAACCATTCACTTAAACGGAACTTTTACAATAAAAAACAGTAATTTAACCATACTCGGTCAGACCGCCCCCGGAGATGGAATAACTCTTCTCGGCGGTGATATTTCTATAGCAAACGGCGTCAGGAATATTATTATGAGATATTTGAGAGTCAGACCAACCGATATAAACGGCGGTGAACCTGACGGAATCGGCGGACGCTGGAACAAAAACATTATCCTGGACCACTGCAGTACAAGCTGGGGCGTTGACGAACTTTTGACGCTGTACGCAGGCTCAACCGAAAGCGGTACTCCGAGTTCAAATATGACAGTACAAAACTGCCTGGCTACAGAAAGCCTAAGAATGTCAAACCACTTTAAAGGCGCGCACGGATACGGAGCTATTTTCGGAGGAACAAACTCAACATGGCATCATAACCTGCTTGCTCATCATGACAGCAGAAGCCCGCGTCTTGACCGTGAGCTGCAAAACACAGACGTTCGCAATAACGTAATATGTAATTGGGGTCAAACAAACTCCGCATACGGTGCCGAACCGTATTCATACAATAACGTTACTCAAACTCCTTCAAACGTGAATTGGATAAACAATTATTATAAATTCGGCCCGGGAACCGCGTCAAAAATAAAAAGCAGAATATTTGATATATCAAACGCTTATCCTGATGTCTCTAAATCCAATTTTTATTTTGACGGAAACTATATATATGGGGATGCCAATGTTACGGCAAATAACTGGAACGGCGTAAACAACTCGTCGGCCGCAAACAAGCTTTCCGCCCCAATAGATATGGGAGAGTATGAACTTTCCGAAACCCAAAGCGCCGAAGAAGCTTATAACACGGTATTATCAGACGCAGGCGCAACCCTTCCTAAGAGGGACAGCATAGACGCGAGAATAATAGCTGACGTTAAAAACCAAACCGGCAGAATAATAAACAATGCGAATGAAGTTGCGGGTTTAGTTGAAATGCCTGCAACAAAACGCGTGTTCTCCATCCCTGACGATTGGAAATCCGAAAACGGAATGGGCACAGCTTCTGAAACAGAGATAGTAAAAAGCGGTCAATATGCCGGATATACTTGGATAGAAGCCTATGTAAACGACTGGACTTTAAAACAGTCAGCACCCACAAACCCTTCTATAGTTGTTACCAATCCGGCGATACAGTCTATTTCGGATACTATAGACGGGAAACAGATAAACAACGGAAACTGGGAGGTTCTGACTGTAGACTTCGACCTGAATTACTGTGCTGAAGCTTCACCTTCATCAGATGACACATATATAACCAAAATAGAAATATATGACGGTTCTAAACTGGTAAAAACAGTAAACGATTCTGCTGTTAACACAGATATAACATTAACTCCGGGCACTCATTATATTTCTTCAAGAGCTTATAACAACAAAGGCGAATCAACTCAAAGCCCCACATCTATTGTGTATGCAAAATCATGTTCTGATCCGGGCAGTTTCAGTCATGCTCAAATCGGCACTACAGCCTTTAACGGAAAAGGCGGATCCAGCCTGGACAACGGAGTATATACCATAATGGGAAGCGGAGCAATCGGAGCCGGAAAAGGTTCAGACACTTGCGATTTTATGTATCAGGAAATCAAGGGCGATTTTGATATTTCTGTCAAAACCGAACAGGTTCCGAAATTTGAAAACGGCGAACTCTGCGGAATCATGCTTAGGGAAAACCTTAACGGCAATTCGAGAATGGCTATGCTTTCTGACGGCTGGCTCAAATACGGTGAAAATGTAAAGGCTATATATAGGACCTCACAGGGCTCCTCAGCAAAAGTTTCATGGTTTAGAAACAGCAGCGGAAAAGAAATATCCAACAGCGACTCATATGACACCAGCAAATCTGAATACCGCGTTCCTAAATACCTCAGAATGCAAAGAAAAGGCGACGTTATTACTCTGTCAGTTTCAGACAGCGGCACTAACTGGAGAGATAATCCGAGACAGCCTCAAACTATAACAATATCAGGATTAGCAGAAACTCTGTACGTAGGACTGGCGGTCGACTCAATACAGGGCACACCTAGGAAAGAGTATATGGCGGAAGCAAAATTCAGCAATCTTAAACTGACAGATGAAAATGCAACGCCAACGCCTCAGCCAACTGCTACCCCTGAACCAACAGAACCCCCAATCCCAAAATATGAAATTGCCATTGATGAAAATATTCAAAACGGAACAATTGAAATTGAGACGGAAAGCGGTATCGGAAGCGGCGGCAATAAAATAACCTGGCTTGCCGACGACAATATTCCGGCAGACGCCGTTGAAGGTGTAACCAATATATTCGGCAACGGAAAGGCAGTTCTGAATATAAATGGAAAAGACAGCAGCGACGGAACATTTACTTTTTGGGACTCTGTACAATGGAATTATGTTGATGTAAACGGAAGCAGAACAAAAGTCCTAAAAGGAGAAATAAACCCCTCTGTCCAATTTCCACTCAGCCTATATGAGCCTTTTGGAAATGTCTTTAGCTTTACCCCAAACAGACCGGGATACTTGACTCTTGAATTATTTCTAAATCCCGGCAAACCATTTAACCTTTATGATGATGCAACCGAAAGCTATTTTATTAAATCATATGTGCCGTCATCAGCCGAACTCAACACGTATGTTATACCTGTTGAAGCGGATTCAAGATATTATGCTTGGGCTAATGGATCGAAAATAGGATTAAAGAGCGTTACTTTTTCAGACAAAGTTCCAACAGCCAAAGAAGGTGAAACCGTAAAAATAATCGCATCCCCCGAAGACGGATACTTTGTTAATTCCATCAATGTAGACAGCGGAAGTGTAGTAGAAAAAACTGACGAAAACAACTATACTTTTACTATGCCGGCCCAAAATGTAGTTATAAGCGCTCAATTCAGCAAAATCGGCGAACCTACCAGCACGCCTGCGCCGACCGCTGAACCAACAGCGCCGCCAACTGCTGAGCCGTCTGCTTCGCCTACCACAGAACCGTCTGCAACACCGAGTGCAAACCCGCCGACCGCAACGCCGAATATTCCCGGAATATATTACAAAGAATATCCAAAGCTTGAAAACGGAAAAGTAACTGCTGAAATTGTTAATACTAAAAATAAAAACGCATTATTTGCTGTTGCAGTATACGATGAGACAAACACGATTTTAAAGGATATTAAAGTTATAGAAATTCCATATTCATCTGATTCTCAGTCTCAGAATATAGAGATTGCATTTTCAGAAAAAGATAATATCAAAGTATACCTTTGGGATGATTTATTAAGTCCTCAAAATGACGTAATATCGCTGGAACAATAA
- a CDS encoding GNAT family N-acetyltransferase — MNNEIKIRAAKAEDAKALLNIYEPYVRNTAVTFEYEVPSLQTFAERICNVLDKYPYLLAEKNGEVLGYAYADSFHERAAYKWAAETSVYIKMNKRRSGIGKILYNELENILKMQGILNLNACIACLSKKDEHISDDSLIFHKKRGYKYVGKFHKCGYKFNKWYDMVWMEKHIGSHTSNQPEIKKFSEIKIDIG; from the coding sequence ATGAATAATGAAATTAAAATACGTGCGGCAAAAGCGGAGGACGCTAAAGCGCTTCTAAATATATATGAGCCTTATGTCAGGAACACAGCTGTAACATTTGAATATGAAGTGCCTTCTTTACAAACTTTTGCTGAAAGGATTTGTAATGTGCTGGACAAGTATCCATATCTCCTGGCTGAAAAAAACGGCGAGGTTTTGGGTTACGCTTATGCGGATTCCTTTCACGAGCGGGCGGCTTATAAATGGGCGGCGGAAACTTCTGTATACATAAAGATGAATAAGAGGAGGTCGGGGATTGGGAAGATTCTATATAATGAGCTGGAAAACATTTTGAAAATGCAGGGAATTTTGAATCTTAATGCCTGTATTGCCTGTCTAAGTAAAAAAGATGAGCATATATCCGACGATAGTTTGATTTTTCATAAAAAGCGCGGTTATAAGTATGTTGGGAAGTTTCATAAATGCGGATATAAATTTAACAAGTGGTATGATATGGTATGGATGGAAAAACACATAGGCTCTCATACAAGTAATCAACCGGAGATAAAAAAATTCAGTGAGATAAAAATTGATATAGGCTGA
- the rpoB gene encoding DNA-directed RNA polymerase subunit beta → MVHPVKLGENTRMSYGKINEVLEMPNLIEIQTNSYKWFLSEGLKEVFHDVSPITDYTGNLILEFIDYRLESKPKYDIEECKERDATYAAPLRVKVRLINKESGEVKEQEIFMGDFPLMTPSGTFIINGAERVIVSQLVRAPSVYYAQDYDKLGKKLFTSQVIPNRGAWLEYETDSNDIYYVRIDRTRKIPVTVLIRALGFGTDAEIIDLFGEDERLIATMEKDTTKTHEEGLLEVYRRLRPGEPPTVDSAQSLISSTFFDPKRYDMAKVGRYKYNKKLMLSDRVTGHVSAENIISPVTGEILCEAGQTITKEIAHSLEINAVNEVVLDCDGKQTKVISNNMVDMPEYILNKIGEELSYSPRECGITERVRRSVLDEILDQFGDPNSDEFKTAVEDRRDELQPKHVLIDDIIASMSYIGNLANGVGEVDDIDHLGNRRIRSVGELLQNQFRIGLSRMERVVRERMTTSDLDSITPQSLINIRPVTSAIKEFFGSSQLSQFMDQINPLGELTHKRRLSALGPGGLSRERAGYEVRDVHHSHYGRMCPIETPEGPNIGLINSLSGFARVNEYGFIETPYRRVDHEKMIVTDEVTYMTADYEEGFYVAQANEPLNDDGSFVNKKIVTRYKDEFIEVPPERVDYMDVSPRQVTSIATAMIPFLENDDANRALMGSNMQRQAVPLLVPESPIIGTGMEYKAAKDSGVCVLAKRDGTVSRVSATRIEVKTDDGDTDTYKLIKFKRSNQGMCINQKPIVEKGQKVKEGQIIADGPSTRNGEIGLGRNIRMAFMTWEGYNYEDAILISEELVKEDVFTSIHIEEYEVDARDTKLGPEEITRDIPNIGEEALKDLDERGIIRVGAEVESGDILVGKVTPKGETELTAEERLLRAIFGEKAREVRDTSLRVPHGEYGIIVDVKVFTRANGDELPPGVNQVVRCYIAQKRKISVGDKMAGRHGNKGVVSRILPVEDMPFLPDGTPLQIVLNPLGVPSRMNIGQVLEVHLGYAAKALGWKVATPVFDGATEEDIMEALKEAGYNEDGKSVLYDGRTGEPFDNRVTVGYMHMLKLAHLVDDKIHARSTGPYSLVTQQPLGGKAQFGGQRFGEMEVWALEAYGAAYTLQEILTVKSDDVVGRVKTYEAIVKGENVPEPGVPESFKVLIKELQSLALDIKVLDGDGNEVILRETLDDDEVEELPVNIAGFEDDELVQAKAAEPEDELLAEEEADEEETESDIIDEVTQILAAPLIQEGDADVSAFEDDEDVKSFEELRDAEDFDDEDDDNY, encoded by the coding sequence ATGGTACATCCTGTGAAACTAGGCGAAAACACACGTATGAGTTACGGTAAAATCAATGAGGTTTTGGAAATGCCGAACTTGATTGAGATACAAACCAATTCATACAAATGGTTTTTGAGTGAAGGACTGAAGGAGGTCTTTCATGACGTTTCTCCCATAACGGATTATACCGGAAATCTTATTTTGGAGTTTATTGACTATAGATTAGAGTCAAAGCCGAAATATGATATTGAGGAATGTAAAGAAAGAGATGCAACATACGCAGCACCTCTCAGGGTAAAAGTTCGTCTGATAAACAAAGAGTCGGGCGAGGTTAAAGAACAGGAGATATTCATGGGCGATTTTCCGCTTATGACTCCGTCGGGTACGTTTATTATAAACGGAGCTGAGCGTGTTATCGTGTCTCAGCTTGTTCGCGCGCCCAGCGTATATTATGCTCAGGATTATGATAAGCTGGGCAAAAAGCTGTTTACGTCTCAGGTTATACCAAACCGCGGCGCGTGGCTTGAGTATGAGACTGACAGCAATGATATTTATTATGTAAGAATCGACAGAACCAGAAAAATTCCTGTGACCGTGTTAATACGTGCTTTGGGATTTGGTACTGACGCTGAAATTATAGATTTGTTCGGTGAGGATGAACGCCTTATCGCAACAATGGAGAAAGATACAACCAAGACCCACGAAGAGGGTCTGCTTGAAGTGTACAGAAGACTGCGTCCGGGCGAGCCGCCTACTGTTGACAGTGCTCAGTCTTTGATTTCCAGCACCTTCTTTGATCCGAAAAGATACGATATGGCTAAAGTCGGCAGATATAAGTACAACAAAAAGCTGATGTTAAGCGATAGGGTTACGGGTCATGTATCGGCTGAGAATATTATCAGCCCTGTTACCGGTGAAATTCTGTGTGAGGCCGGTCAGACAATTACAAAAGAAATTGCTCACAGTCTTGAGATAAATGCTGTTAACGAGGTCGTTTTAGACTGTGACGGCAAACAGACGAAGGTTATTTCAAACAATATGGTTGATATGCCTGAGTATATTTTGAATAAAATAGGCGAAGAGCTCAGCTACAGTCCGCGCGAGTGCGGAATTACCGAGCGTGTCAGACGCAGCGTGCTTGATGAAATTTTAGACCAGTTCGGAGATCCGAATTCTGACGAGTTTAAAACAGCTGTTGAGGACAGACGCGACGAGCTTCAGCCTAAGCATGTGCTTATTGATGATATTATAGCGTCTATGTCATATATCGGTAATCTTGCAAACGGAGTAGGCGAAGTTGACGATATCGACCATTTGGGCAACAGAAGAATAAGAAGCGTTGGAGAACTGCTTCAAAACCAGTTTAGAATAGGTCTTTCAAGAATGGAACGTGTGGTTCGTGAAAGAATGACCACATCTGACCTTGATTCTATTACTCCGCAGTCTTTGATTAATATAAGACCGGTAACTTCCGCAATAAAAGAGTTCTTTGGTTCTTCTCAGCTTTCACAGTTTATGGATCAGATTAACCCTCTCGGCGAGCTGACTCATAAAAGAAGACTGTCAGCGCTGGGACCCGGCGGTCTGTCAAGAGAACGTGCCGGATACGAAGTGCGTGACGTTCACCATTCTCATTACGGCCGTATGTGTCCTATTGAGACCCCTGAAGGTCCTAATATCGGACTTATCAACTCGCTAAGCGGATTTGCCAGAGTTAACGAGTATGGTTTTATCGAAACTCCATACAGAAGAGTTGACCATGAGAAAATGATTGTCACTGATGAAGTGACTTATATGACAGCCGATTATGAAGAAGGTTTTTATGTTGCTCAGGCAAACGAGCCTTTGAATGATGACGGTTCATTTGTGAACAAGAAGATTGTCACTAGATATAAAGATGAATTTATAGAAGTTCCGCCTGAAAGGGTGGACTATATGGACGTATCCCCGAGACAGGTTACATCTATAGCTACAGCCATGATTCCGTTCCTTGAGAACGACGACGCTAACCGTGCCCTGATGGGTTCAAACATGCAGCGTCAGGCGGTTCCGCTTTTGGTTCCTGAGTCTCCTATCATTGGTACGGGTATGGAATATAAAGCCGCTAAGGATTCAGGCGTTTGTGTTCTTGCCAAAAGAGACGGAACAGTTTCACGTGTGTCTGCCACAAGAATAGAGGTTAAGACAGACGACGGCGATACTGACACATATAAGCTTATAAAATTCAAGCGTTCCAACCAGGGAATGTGTATAAACCAAAAACCTATAGTTGAAAAGGGTCAAAAGGTAAAGGAAGGTCAGATAATAGCTGACGGTCCGTCTACTAGAAACGGTGAGATAGGTCTTGGTAGAAATATTCGAATGGCGTTTATGACCTGGGAAGGTTACAATTACGAGGACGCTATTCTAATCAGCGAGGAACTGGTTAAAGAGGACGTATTCACTTCTATTCATATCGAGGAATATGAGGTAGACGCCAGAGATACAAAATTAGGACCTGAAGAGATAACAAGAGATATACCGAATATTGGCGAAGAAGCGCTTAAAGACCTTGACGAGAGGGGTATAATCCGCGTCGGCGCCGAGGTTGAGAGCGGAGATATTTTGGTTGGAAAGGTTACTCCTAAGGGAGAAACCGAACTCACTGCCGAAGAGAGACTTCTGCGTGCTATATTCGGAGAAAAAGCCCGTGAGGTAAGAGATACTTCATTGAGAGTGCCCCATGGAGAATATGGAATTATAGTTGATGTAAAGGTGTTTACAAGGGCTAACGGAGATGAATTGCCGCCGGGAGTTAATCAGGTAGTCCGCTGCTATATCGCACAGAAGAGAAAGATTTCTGTCGGTGATAAGATGGCAGGACGTCATGGTAATAAGGGTGTTGTATCGCGTATACTGCCGGTTGAAGATATGCCGTTCCTTCCTGACGGAACACCGCTTCAGATAGTTCTGAACCCTCTGGGCGTACCTTCGCGTATGAACATTGGACAGGTTCTTGAGGTTCATTTGGGTTATGCCGCTAAGGCTCTGGGCTGGAAGGTTGCCACCCCGGTATTTGACGGTGCAACAGAGGAAGATATAATGGAAGCCTTAAAAGAGGCTGGATACAACGAAGACGGAAAGAGCGTCCTATATGACGGAAGAACCGGAGAACCGTTTGATAACAGGGTAACGGTAGGTTACATGCACATGCTGAAACTCGCCCATCTTGTTGATGATAAAATCCATGCCCGTTCAACCGGACCTTACTCGCTTGTCACTCAGCAGCCGCTGGGAGGTAAAGCGCAGTTCGGCGGACAGCGTTTCGGAGAAATGGAGGTTTGGGCTCTTGAAGCTTACGGCGCGGCTTATACGCTTCAGGAGATACTGACGGTTAAGTCGGATGATGTTGTTGGACGTGTTAAGACTTACGAAGCAATCGTTAAGGGTGAAAATGTTCCTGAGCCGGGAGTTCCTGAGTCGTTTAAGGTATTAATAAAAGAATTGCAGAGCTTGGCTCTTGATATTAAAGTCCTTGACGGAGACGGAAACGAGGTTATACTTCGTGAAACTCTCGATGATGACGAGGTTGAGGAATTGCCTGTTAACATTGCCGGATTTGAGGACGATGAACTCGTTCAGGCTAAGGCGGCTGAACCGGAAGATGAACTTTTGGCAGAAGAAGAGGCTGATGAAGAAGAGACTGAAAGCGATATAATTGACGAGGTAACTCAGATTTTGGCGGCTCCTTTGATTCAGGAAGGCGACGCTGACGTTTCAGCTTTTGAGGACGACGAGGATGTTAAGTCATTTGAAGAATTGAGAGATGCAGAAGATTTTGATGATGAAGACGACGATAATTACTAA